The following proteins come from a genomic window of Myroides odoratus DSM 2801:
- a CDS encoding pyridoxal phosphate-dependent aminotransferase produces the protein MPKISQKGIHMPESPIRKLVPFAEKAKQKGHHVYHLNIGQPDIKTPVDALQAVKDADIKVLEYSHSAGFESYRIKLAKYYQAHQIDVNAQDIIITTGGSEALMFALGSTMDPGDEIIIPEPFYANYNGFSISNGVNIVPVMSTIDTGFALPAIAEFEKLITPKTKAILICNPGNPTGYLYSEEEMKQLAALVIKHDLFLIADEVYREFAYDGFKHISVMSMPELANNAIMIDSVSKRYSMCGARIGCIVSKNKEVMDAAMKFAQARLSPPTFEQIAAEVALDTPQSYFDEVITEYRERRDVFIKALQEIDGVFVTVPNGSFYCVAKFPVKDADAFAKWLLEEFDLNGDTVMIAPAAGFYSTPGVGLNEARMAYVLKKEDLIRSAEVLKEALKVYQTIEK, from the coding sequence ATGCCAAAAATCTCTCAAAAAGGCATCCATATGCCTGAGTCTCCGATTAGAAAATTGGTTCCTTTTGCTGAAAAGGCGAAACAAAAAGGACATCATGTTTATCATTTAAACATTGGTCAACCCGATATTAAAACTCCAGTAGATGCTTTACAAGCGGTAAAAGATGCAGATATAAAAGTACTTGAGTACAGCCATTCTGCAGGTTTTGAAAGCTATAGAATTAAATTAGCGAAGTATTATCAAGCGCATCAAATTGATGTAAATGCTCAAGATATCATCATCACAACAGGTGGATCAGAAGCATTAATGTTTGCTTTAGGTAGTACCATGGATCCTGGAGATGAAATTATCATTCCAGAGCCATTCTATGCAAACTACAATGGATTCTCAATTTCAAATGGAGTGAACATTGTTCCGGTAATGTCAACCATTGATACAGGATTTGCTTTACCTGCTATTGCAGAGTTTGAAAAGTTAATTACGCCGAAAACAAAAGCAATCTTAATCTGTAATCCTGGAAACCCAACAGGTTATTTGTATTCAGAAGAAGAAATGAAGCAATTAGCGGCTTTAGTCATCAAACACGATTTGTTTTTAATTGCTGATGAAGTGTACCGCGAATTTGCTTATGATGGATTCAAACATATTTCTGTAATGAGTATGCCAGAGTTAGCGAATAACGCAATTATGATTGATTCTGTTTCGAAACGTTATAGTATGTGTGGGGCTCGTATTGGTTGTATTGTTTCTAAAAACAAAGAGGTAATGGATGCAGCAATGAAATTTGCACAAGCGCGCCTTTCTCCTCCTACATTTGAGCAAATTGCAGCAGAAGTAGCTTTAGATACACCACAATCGTATTTTGATGAAGTAATTACTGAATACAGAGAGCGCCGTGATGTTTTCATCAAAGCTTTACAAGAGATTGATGGTGTTTTTGTAACGGTTCCGAATGGATCGTTTTACTGTGTGGCTAAATTTCCAGTAAAAGATGCAGATGCTTTCGCAAAATGGTTGTTAGAAGAATTTGACTTAAATGGAGATACAGTTATGATTGCTCCTGCTGCCGGATTCTATTCTACACCAGGTGTTGGATTAAATGAAGCTCGTATGGCGTATGTCTTGAAAAAAGAAGATTTGATTCGCTCTGCTGAAGTGTTGAAAGAAGCATTAAAAGTATATCAAACGATTGAGAAATAA
- the ccsA gene encoding cytochrome c biogenesis protein CcsA, which translates to MDKKIISFFSSTRLMAVLFIVFAVALALGTFIEDRYNTTTARILIYNTKWFELIMLIFLINFIGNIKRYRLLSKEKWSTFMLHAAFILIMIGAFITRYISFEGMMPIREGETADSIFSDKTFLTVMADGEYEGETRRRTFEMDQYFSQVTDNHFKMKKDFNGIPFEVEYKDFIMAAEEVIEADPNGTNFLKLVESGDGERHEHYLEEGKVASIHGVLFSYNVPTDGAINISTENGEFFIDSPFTGNYMKMADQSTGDVAANEKQPLNFRSLYTMAGTQFVLPELPMKGKTKVVSNGNFKDLMTTDALIVTVRSQGLEKEVILKGKAGRMGEPQAIQLGDLEFTLLYGSKVYTTPFQVRLNKFIADKYPGTEKSYSAFESQVTVLDGENSFDARIYMNNILDYQGYRFFQAQFDPDEKGTILSVNHDFWGTWITYIGYFFLYVGLIWILFDKNSRFADLKRKLNKVRDKKASMLTLLVLLFSVGASAQHMHAPEKPSAAVIDSIIHANTINKEHAAKFGSLVIQDYGGRMKPINTFSSELLRKVYKKENYQGLTPDQVFLSITQFTVAQQMEGAPNFWYFAPIIELQRGNDKITEVLGLPKGTKHASFVDFFDENGNYKIVKYVDEANHASVKNKFQTDFLDLDGKVALLNAAFTGRMLAIFPIPKHDNDKWISPLELNESGMTGMDSTFTKNILSRMYVPALFDAKRTNDYTKAEEYLEHINTFQHSYGKNVMPSDSKIKFEILYNQYDIFKTLYKYYMMVALFSFIFIIWVILKPNKFANKAIKVGHWLTLALFVIHTLGLAVRWYVSGHAPWSDAYESVIYVAWATTLFGLYFGKKSELTIASTAFVTGMILWAAHLNYMDPAISNLQPVLDSYWLIIHVAIIVASYGPFTLGMILGIVALILMILTNSKNKKKMDLNIKELTYINEMALTVGLVLLTIGNFLGGQWANESWGRYWGWDPKETWALISIMVYAFVIHARLVPAMRGTWIYNVFSIVAYYAIMMTYFGVNFYLSGLHSYASGDKVITPTIIWWSIGFVSVISILSFIQYRKHLKK; encoded by the coding sequence ATGGATAAAAAAATCATATCTTTTTTTTCCTCAACCCGATTAATGGCTGTTCTTTTCATCGTATTTGCAGTAGCCCTTGCCCTGGGAACTTTTATTGAGGATCGCTACAACACGACAACCGCTCGGATTCTTATCTACAATACCAAATGGTTTGAGTTAATCATGTTGATTTTCCTAATCAACTTTATTGGAAACATCAAACGTTACCGTTTACTATCCAAAGAAAAATGGTCCACTTTTATGCTGCATGCTGCCTTCATCTTGATTATGATTGGGGCTTTTATCACGCGATACATCAGCTTTGAAGGGATGATGCCTATTCGCGAAGGAGAAACAGCGGACAGTATCTTTTCAGACAAAACCTTCTTAACGGTTATGGCGGATGGAGAATACGAAGGAGAAACCAGAAGACGTACATTTGAAATGGATCAATACTTTTCACAAGTAACTGACAACCATTTCAAAATGAAAAAAGACTTCAACGGAATTCCTTTTGAAGTTGAATATAAAGACTTTATCATGGCTGCGGAAGAAGTAATTGAAGCAGATCCCAATGGTACAAACTTCTTAAAACTAGTAGAATCTGGAGATGGCGAACGCCACGAACACTACCTAGAAGAAGGAAAAGTAGCAAGCATTCACGGCGTTTTATTCAGCTATAACGTTCCTACGGACGGAGCAATCAATATTTCTACTGAAAATGGTGAGTTCTTTATCGACTCTCCTTTTACAGGAAATTACATGAAAATGGCAGATCAATCGACTGGAGATGTAGCTGCTAACGAAAAACAACCTTTAAACTTCCGTTCACTTTACACGATGGCGGGTACTCAATTTGTACTACCTGAACTGCCAATGAAAGGAAAAACAAAAGTAGTTTCTAACGGTAACTTTAAAGACCTAATGACTACTGATGCCCTTATTGTTACTGTGCGTTCTCAAGGACTTGAAAAAGAAGTAATCTTGAAAGGAAAAGCAGGTAGAATGGGTGAACCTCAAGCAATTCAATTGGGTGATTTAGAGTTTACTTTACTCTATGGAAGTAAAGTTTATACCACACCTTTCCAAGTGCGTTTAAATAAATTTATCGCAGATAAATACCCAGGTACAGAAAAGAGTTATTCTGCTTTCGAAAGTCAAGTAACTGTTTTAGATGGTGAAAACTCTTTTGATGCACGTATTTATATGAACAATATTTTAGATTATCAAGGATACCGTTTCTTCCAAGCGCAATTTGACCCGGATGAAAAAGGAACAATCCTATCTGTAAACCACGATTTCTGGGGAACTTGGATCACGTATATCGGATATTTCTTCTTATACGTAGGTTTAATTTGGATTTTATTCGACAAAAACTCGCGTTTTGCTGACTTAAAACGCAAATTAAATAAGGTAAGAGACAAAAAAGCGTCGATGTTGACTTTACTTGTTCTTTTATTCTCTGTTGGAGCTTCAGCTCAACACATGCATGCACCTGAAAAACCAAGTGCTGCTGTCATTGATTCAATCATTCACGCCAATACGATAAACAAAGAACACGCAGCTAAATTCGGTTCTTTGGTGATTCAAGATTACGGTGGACGTATGAAACCAATCAATACCTTCTCTTCTGAGTTATTGAGAAAGGTTTATAAAAAAGAGAATTACCAAGGATTAACACCAGATCAAGTCTTCTTATCTATTACGCAATTTACTGTTGCGCAACAAATGGAAGGTGCTCCTAACTTTTGGTATTTCGCTCCTATCATTGAATTACAAAGAGGAAATGATAAAATTACAGAAGTTTTAGGTTTACCTAAGGGTACAAAACACGCTTCATTTGTTGATTTCTTCGATGAAAATGGCAATTACAAAATTGTAAAATACGTAGACGAAGCAAACCACGCGAGCGTGAAAAATAAATTCCAAACTGATTTCTTGGATTTGGATGGTAAAGTAGCTTTATTAAATGCGGCTTTTACAGGAAGAATGCTAGCCATCTTCCCGATTCCAAAACACGATAACGATAAATGGATTTCTCCTTTAGAGTTAAACGAATCAGGTATGACGGGTATGGATTCTACTTTCACAAAGAATATCCTCTCTCGTATGTATGTTCCTGCTTTATTTGATGCAAAACGTACAAATGATTACACAAAGGCAGAAGAATACTTAGAACACATCAATACGTTCCAGCATTCGTATGGTAAAAATGTAATGCCATCAGACAGTAAAATCAAATTTGAAATTTTATACAACCAATACGATATTTTCAAAACGTTGTATAAATACTACATGATGGTTGCGCTTTTCTCTTTCATATTTATCATTTGGGTAATTTTAAAACCAAATAAATTTGCGAATAAAGCGATCAAAGTAGGTCATTGGTTAACCCTTGCCTTATTTGTTATCCACACGTTAGGTTTAGCAGTACGTTGGTATGTTTCAGGCCACGCTCCTTGGAGTGACGCTTATGAATCAGTAATCTATGTTGCTTGGGCAACTACTCTATTTGGATTGTATTTCGGTAAGAAATCTGAGTTAACCATTGCTTCAACGGCTTTCGTTACGGGAATGATTTTATGGGCTGCCCATTTAAACTATATGGATCCTGCAATTTCAAACTTACAACCTGTATTAGACTCTTACTGGTTAATTATCCACGTTGCGATTATTGTAGCGAGTTATGGTCCATTTACACTGGGAATGATTCTAGGGATTGTTGCATTAATCTTGATGATCTTAACCAACAGCAAGAACAAAAAGAAAATGGATTTAAACATCAAGGAATTAACCTATATCAATGAAATGGCGCTTACTGTTGGTTTAGTGCTCTTGACAATAGGAAACTTCTTAGGTGGTCAGTGGGCCAACGAAAGTTGGGGACGCTACTGGGGATGGGATCCAAAAGAAACATGGGCATTGATCAGTATTATGGTATATGCTTTTGTGATCCATGCTCGTTTAGTTCCTGCAATGCGCGGTACGTGGATTTACAACGTATTTAGCATTGTTGCTTACTACGCGATTATGATGACGTATTTTGGAGTAAACTTCTACTTAAGCGGATTACACTCATACGCATCAGGTGATAAAGTAATTACACCAACAATCATTTGGTGGTCTATTGGATTTGTAAGTGTAATCAGTATATTATCTTTCATTCAATACAGAAAACATTTAAAGAAATAA
- a CDS encoding TolC family protein, whose amino-acid sequence MSKMFRRVLTLSFLVLSTCISQAQEKKQALKLSKEEIETLFLEQNLDLLAKKLEISQAEAQLIQARLWPNPTFEISEVNVWRTTDIEEQPIIFGNWGTSQQISLHLEQEIETAGKRRKRIDLQKLSIEERQTDFEIVLRESKLSLRNTLTSIQVLQQQQEIYQKQIDNTNLLITGYKNQLNQGNISQSEYIRLKAAQLQFKKELVDVSKELEEALKELKNFINIGTNTPIYVTNELDIPTKLVSELQIEDWIIHAQENRPDIMLNDNLINQAKKQVEIEKAERTPNITLGVDYDRGGNIMRDFVGFGLSFDLPIFDRNKGNIKEAKLGVQIAELEAKNKKNEIANDIIEALRNYTQAQDLYNQIDADYELQLDRLLEAYVKNFQKKNVSMIEYLDFVEAYVDNKNILLETKKELNEQLENLQFAIGKDI is encoded by the coding sequence ATGAGCAAGATGTTTAGACGTGTACTAACCTTATCTTTTTTAGTTCTTTCTACGTGTATTTCACAAGCACAAGAAAAAAAGCAAGCACTAAAATTGAGCAAAGAAGAAATAGAGACTTTATTTCTAGAGCAAAATTTAGATCTATTGGCTAAAAAATTGGAAATCTCTCAAGCAGAAGCCCAATTGATTCAGGCTAGATTATGGCCGAATCCTACTTTTGAAATTTCAGAAGTCAATGTATGGCGCACCACAGATATAGAAGAGCAACCCATTATCTTCGGTAATTGGGGAACTTCTCAACAAATTTCGCTTCACCTTGAACAGGAGATAGAAACTGCAGGAAAAAGACGCAAGCGCATTGATCTTCAAAAATTGAGTATTGAAGAACGTCAAACGGATTTTGAAATCGTTTTACGCGAATCCAAACTTTCCTTGCGCAATACCTTAACGTCCATTCAAGTTTTACAACAACAGCAAGAAATTTACCAAAAACAAATTGACAATACCAACCTCTTGATTACAGGTTATAAAAATCAGCTGAACCAAGGGAATATTAGTCAAAGTGAATATATCCGATTAAAAGCAGCTCAATTGCAATTCAAAAAAGAATTAGTTGATGTTTCGAAGGAATTGGAAGAGGCTCTGAAGGAATTGAAAAATTTCATTAACATTGGAACCAATACGCCGATTTACGTTACCAATGAGCTAGACATACCTACTAAATTGGTCAGTGAACTACAAATTGAAGATTGGATTATTCACGCTCAAGAAAATAGGCCTGATATCATGCTCAACGACAACCTCATCAATCAAGCAAAAAAACAGGTAGAGATTGAAAAAGCGGAGCGTACCCCCAATATCACACTAGGGGTTGATTATGATCGAGGTGGAAATATTATGCGCGATTTTGTTGGTTTCGGACTGTCATTTGATCTTCCCATATTTGACCGCAACAAAGGCAATATCAAAGAGGCGAAACTAGGGGTTCAAATTGCAGAATTAGAGGCTAAAAACAAGAAGAATGAAATTGCCAATGACATCATAGAAGCTTTGAGAAACTATACACAAGCACAAGACTTATACAACCAAATTGATGCTGATTATGAACTTCAACTAGATAGACTACTAGAGGCTTATGTCAAAAACTTCCAGAAAAAGAACGTCAGCATGATTGAGTATTTAGATTTTGTAGAAGCTTATGTGGACAACAAAAATATTTTACTCGAAACTAAAAAGGAATTAAACGAACAACTAGAAAATTTACAATTCGCTATTGGAAAAGATATTTAA
- a CDS encoding efflux RND transporter periplasmic adaptor subunit: MKSIKTFSKHTIGYAVLAALTLSACKQQEVAPQAQDSYCIPEEIGKGLNFAKVTQRPIQRTMSLNGTVEYNQDKTVPFYSLVEGIVVSAKFSLGDFVKKGQLLAEIRSTDLNEFKTELRATEAELKVAKRELESVSSMYQDGISSQKELLEAEEDVQVLESKLRSAKSNLSMFNGQNKEGIYQIIAPQDGYIVTKSIVTGMTITDTDEPLFTIANLNDVWILANVYATSMRYVNLNAEVQVSTLAYPDEKFKGHISNISQVFDAEERVLKARIVLNNHEMKLRPGMSAEIHLLIDDNQGEALAVPNNAIIFDNNQNYVVVYQDKCHQEIRQITPLTKNQEYTYIQGGVQEGETVITTNELLIYEQLNNHL; this comes from the coding sequence ATGAAAAGCATCAAAACATTCTCAAAACATACTATTGGCTATGCTGTTTTAGCTGCATTGACCTTATCGGCTTGTAAGCAACAAGAAGTAGCACCACAAGCCCAAGATTCTTACTGTATTCCGGAAGAAATTGGCAAAGGCTTAAACTTTGCTAAAGTTACACAACGTCCCATTCAACGCACAATGAGTTTAAACGGAACGGTGGAATACAACCAAGATAAAACCGTCCCTTTTTACAGTTTAGTCGAAGGAATTGTGGTGAGTGCTAAATTTTCACTAGGTGATTTCGTCAAAAAAGGACAATTACTAGCCGAAATCAGAAGTACGGATTTAAACGAATTCAAAACAGAGTTACGTGCAACAGAAGCAGAATTAAAAGTAGCTAAACGCGAACTAGAATCGGTTTCATCCATGTATCAAGATGGTATTTCTTCTCAAAAAGAATTACTCGAAGCGGAAGAAGATGTACAGGTATTGGAAAGTAAATTGCGATCAGCAAAAAGCAATTTATCCATGTTCAATGGTCAGAATAAAGAAGGGATATATCAAATCATTGCTCCACAAGATGGTTATATCGTTACCAAAAGCATCGTAACAGGGATGACTATTACCGACACGGATGAACCGTTATTTACCATTGCCAATTTAAACGATGTATGGATTTTAGCCAATGTATATGCGACTTCTATGCGTTATGTCAACCTTAATGCTGAAGTGCAAGTGAGTACACTTGCCTATCCCGATGAAAAGTTTAAAGGGCACATATCTAACATTTCACAGGTATTTGATGCAGAAGAGCGCGTATTGAAAGCGCGTATTGTGTTAAACAATCACGAGATGAAATTGCGCCCAGGTATGTCTGCAGAAATTCATTTATTGATTGATGACAATCAAGGAGAGGCTTTAGCGGTACCGAATAATGCCATCATTTTTGACAACAACCAGAATTATGTTGTTGTGTATCAAGATAAATGTCACCAAGAAATTCGCCAAATCACTCCGCTGACTAAAAACCAGGAATACACCTATATCCAAGGGGGTGTACAAGAAGGAGAAACGGTGATTACCACCAATGAATTATTAATTTACGAGCAATTAAACAATCACTTGTAA
- a CDS encoding efflux RND transporter permease subunit produces MQKFVKNIVAFSLKNTFIVLFGVLLLLFGGIYSYIHTPIEAFPDVTNTRARIITQWPGRSAEEIEKFITLPISKEMNTIPNKAEVRSISLFGLSVVTVIFNDEIDDFYAQQYASNRMGNVNLPDGADFEIEPPSGATGEIFRYIIQSDLPIKEVTSIQDWVVERELLAVPGVADVVSFGGEEKIFEIQINPTELVNYGLSPLDVYEAVEKSNINVGGDVIQRGDQAYVVRGVGLLDNVEDIENILIEVKGNTPILVKHVAKVEINAKPRLGQVGYQDENDVVQGIVVMLRGENPSEVITNLKAKIDDLNDRILPKNVKIVPIIDRTDLVNTTVHTVTKNLIEGVLLVSVIVFIFLYNWRTTFIVATVIPLSFLFAIIMLKIQGLPANLISMGALDFGLLLEGTLVIVEHVFVGLEKKAQVVGMKRFNKMSKLGTIRKSASSVAGYIFFALLILIVALMPIFSFEKVEGKMFSPLAFTLGYALLGSLILSLTYVPAMCKLLLTKNIEEKENFVSRFFKNAIYKMFNWSFYHKKLTFALFGLILVVCGVRFHYYGSEFLPKLNEGAIYIRATLPSSINLNESVRLANEMKGILRDFEEVKFVLTQTGRPNDGTDPTGFFNIEFHTQLKPESEWKRSISKDKLLEEMRVALEKYPGINFGFSQPIQDNVEEYVAGVKSSLVIKIFGDNLFDLEKYATQVAKSIKDVPGVTDLNIFKNIGLPELRISLSDSKMAKYAVTTADAQAVIAMTIGGQAATTFYENERMFDVVLRFDKDYRDSAEKIGDILIPSLDGKQVPLKEIATIDYHTGPAFIYREGNSRYIGIGFSIEGRDLGSTIAEAKAKVEKEVQLPAINKMEWAGEFESKERAAKQLILVVPVSLVLILILLYFNFGNVKDTAIASLTLPFAFIGGFISLWVTGTTFGISAGIGFIILFGVSTIDGIVLIGVMKENLKKRMSLEDAIRDGVKSRIRPVIMIALMGSMGLLPAALSNGMGSEIQKPLAIMIVGGLIIGMILAFTILPQVFYWAYRNDRNGK; encoded by the coding sequence ATGCAAAAATTTGTCAAAAATATTGTAGCCTTTTCCCTCAAAAACACGTTCATCGTTCTTTTTGGCGTACTGTTATTGTTGTTTGGTGGAATTTACAGCTACATCCACACGCCTATTGAAGCCTTTCCTGATGTAACCAATACCCGCGCGCGTATTATTACACAATGGCCTGGACGTAGTGCTGAAGAAATAGAAAAATTTATTACCCTACCGATTTCGAAAGAGATGAATACGATTCCCAATAAGGCGGAAGTTCGTTCCATTTCACTTTTTGGATTATCTGTAGTTACGGTTATATTCAATGATGAAATCGATGATTTCTATGCGCAGCAATATGCATCAAACCGCATGGGAAACGTCAACCTACCTGATGGTGCTGATTTCGAAATTGAACCTCCATCTGGAGCAACGGGTGAGATCTTTCGCTATATTATCCAAAGTGACTTACCGATTAAAGAGGTTACCTCCATACAAGATTGGGTAGTTGAAAGAGAATTATTAGCTGTACCTGGTGTAGCTGATGTGGTGAGTTTCGGTGGAGAAGAAAAGATATTCGAAATTCAGATTAACCCAACGGAATTAGTCAATTATGGCCTATCTCCATTGGATGTTTATGAAGCGGTAGAAAAGAGCAACATCAACGTAGGAGGAGATGTTATTCAACGCGGTGATCAAGCTTATGTCGTTCGCGGGGTAGGATTATTGGACAATGTAGAAGACATCGAAAACATCCTCATTGAGGTAAAAGGCAATACGCCTATTTTAGTTAAACACGTAGCTAAGGTAGAAATCAATGCTAAACCACGCTTAGGGCAAGTTGGATACCAAGATGAAAACGACGTGGTTCAAGGAATTGTCGTGATGCTACGCGGGGAAAATCCAAGTGAAGTAATCACCAACCTCAAAGCAAAAATCGACGACTTAAACGATCGTATCTTACCGAAAAATGTAAAAATCGTACCGATTATTGACCGTACTGATTTAGTCAATACAACGGTGCATACGGTAACTAAAAACTTAATTGAAGGGGTTTTATTGGTATCCGTTATTGTATTTATCTTTTTATACAATTGGCGTACCACTTTTATTGTAGCCACTGTTATTCCTTTATCTTTCTTGTTTGCTATCATCATGCTAAAAATCCAAGGATTACCAGCCAACTTAATCTCTATGGGAGCTTTAGACTTTGGTTTACTCTTGGAAGGAACGCTGGTGATTGTTGAACATGTCTTTGTTGGACTGGAGAAGAAGGCCCAGGTTGTCGGCATGAAGCGCTTCAATAAGATGTCTAAATTAGGAACCATTCGAAAAAGTGCGAGCAGCGTAGCGGGGTACATTTTCTTTGCTCTTTTAATTCTAATCGTAGCCTTGATGCCTATCTTCTCTTTTGAAAAAGTAGAAGGTAAAATGTTCTCACCACTTGCGTTTACCCTAGGATACGCGTTATTAGGTTCTTTAATCTTAAGCTTAACCTACGTGCCAGCTATGTGTAAGCTCCTTTTAACGAAGAATATTGAGGAAAAAGAAAACTTCGTTTCTAGATTCTTTAAAAACGCTATTTACAAAATGTTCAACTGGAGTTTTTATCACAAAAAACTAACGTTTGCCTTATTTGGTTTAATCTTAGTCGTTTGTGGGGTGCGTTTTCACTACTACGGTTCTGAATTCTTACCGAAACTAAATGAAGGTGCCATCTATATTCGCGCTACTTTACCGAGTAGTATCAATTTGAATGAATCGGTTCGTTTAGCGAATGAAATGAAAGGTATTTTACGCGATTTTGAAGAAGTAAAATTTGTATTAACTCAAACAGGTCGCCCAAATGATGGAACTGATCCAACGGGATTCTTTAATATTGAATTTCACACCCAACTAAAACCTGAAAGCGAATGGAAACGCTCCATTTCTAAAGATAAGTTACTGGAAGAAATGCGCGTTGCCTTAGAGAAATACCCTGGAATTAACTTTGGTTTTAGTCAACCGATTCAAGATAACGTAGAGGAATATGTAGCTGGTGTAAAGAGTTCTTTGGTTATTAAAATATTTGGCGATAATCTTTTTGATTTAGAAAAATACGCCACTCAAGTAGCTAAAAGTATCAAAGATGTACCTGGAGTTACCGATTTGAATATATTCAAAAATATTGGTCTTCCTGAATTGCGCATCTCTTTGAGCGATTCTAAAATGGCAAAATACGCTGTTACAACGGCAGATGCACAAGCAGTGATTGCGATGACCATTGGTGGTCAGGCCGCGACAACTTTCTATGAAAACGAACGTATGTTTGATGTTGTCCTGCGTTTTGACAAGGATTACCGTGACTCCGCAGAGAAAATTGGAGATATTCTAATTCCAAGTTTAGATGGCAAACAAGTGCCTTTAAAAGAGATTGCAACGATTGATTATCATACAGGACCTGCATTTATCTATCGCGAAGGAAATAGCCGTTATATTGGTATTGGTTTTAGTATTGAAGGCCGTGATTTAGGTAGTACGATTGCAGAAGCCAAAGCAAAAGTAGAAAAAGAAGTGCAATTACCTGCAATCAACAAAATGGAATGGGCAGGAGAATTTGAAAGTAAGGAAAGAGCGGCGAAACAGTTAATTTTGGTTGTTCCGGTCTCTTTAGTGCTGATCTTAATCTTGCTATACTTCAATTTTGGTAATGTAAAAGATACGGCAATTGCTTCCTTAACCCTACCTTTCGCCTTTATTGGTGGGTTTATTTCACTATGGGTAACGGGTACAACGTTTGGAATCTCAGCAGGTATTGGATTTATTATTCTATTTGGGGTATCGACCATTGATGGTATTGTCCTCATTGGGGTAATGAAAGAAAACCTCAAGAAGCGAATGTCCTTGGAAGATGCGATTCGCGACGGAGTAAAAAGCCGTATTCGCCCTGTTATCATGATTGCCCTTATGGGGTCTATGGGATTACTTCCTGCCGCATTATCTAATGGCATGGGATCTGAAATTCAAAAACCTTTAGCAATTATGATTGTTGGAGGATTAATCATCGGAATGATACTAGCCTTTACTATTTTACCTCAAGTGTTTTATTGGGCGTATAGAAATGATAGAAATGGGAAATAG